One Jannaschia sp. GRR-S6-38 genomic window carries:
- a CDS encoding GNAT family N-acetyltransferase, producing the protein MTPGPGITVAAADPRDPGPAALLAQSHALMRAMFPTDACHFLDLAALAGPDIRFVAASADGAVLGTGALALRDGYSEVKSMFTAPEARGRGVADAVLRHLIGLARAEGCGVLRLETGVGLDAAHRLYARHGFRPRGPFGTYRAQPESLFYERAV; encoded by the coding sequence GTGACGCCCGGCCCCGGCATCACCGTCGCGGCGGCGGATCCGCGCGATCCCGGTCCCGCCGCGCTGCTGGCGCAGAGCCATGCGCTGATGCGGGCGATGTTCCCGACCGATGCCTGCCATTTCCTCGACCTCGCGGCGCTGGCCGGCCCCGATATCCGCTTCGTCGCGGCCTCGGCCGACGGCGCGGTCCTCGGGACGGGCGCGCTCGCCCTGCGGGACGGGTATAGCGAGGTCAAATCGATGTTCACCGCCCCCGAGGCGCGCGGGCGCGGCGTCGCCGACGCGGTCCTGCGGCACCTCATCGGGTTGGCCCGGGCCGAGGGCTGCGGCGTGCTGCGGCTGGAAACGGGGGTGGGGCTGGATGCGGCGCATCGGCTCTATGCCCGCCACGGCTTCCGGCCCCGCGGGCCCTTCGGCACCTACAGGGCGCAGCCCGAGAGCCTGTTCTACGAACGCGCGGTCTGA
- a CDS encoding DUF1289 domain-containing protein: protein MSKIPSPCIDVCKYRRAGPEGARHCIACSLTKPQKKAFKPVKAPAARAALVRLIARQQAAMGGFGHWRAAYLKRCAKKGVTPPV, encoded by the coding sequence ATGAGCAAGATCCCGTCCCCCTGCATCGATGTCTGCAAGTACCGCCGCGCCGGCCCCGAGGGGGCCCGGCACTGTATCGCCTGTTCCCTGACGAAGCCGCAGAAGAAGGCCTTCAAGCCGGTGAAGGCGCCCGCCGCGCGCGCCGCGCTGGTGCGCCTGATCGCGCGCCAGCAGGCGGCGATGGGGGGCTTCGGCCACTGGCGCGCGGCCTATCTGAAGCGCTGCGCGAAGAAGGGCGTGACGCCACCGGTCTGA
- a CDS encoding pseudouridine-5'-phosphate glycosidase, whose product MTEIRLSDEVAAALAEARPVVALESTIISHGMPWPRNAEVAAEVEAAVRAEGAVPATVAVIDGTPCAGLDAAQIARLGQGGAVVKAASRDLGLCAVRGLTAGTTVSATMRIAHLAGIGTFATGGIGGVHRGDGLDVSADLTELAVTDVCVVCAGVKSILDIPRTIETLETLRVPVLVFGADEFPAFYTRRSGVAAGERVDDAAEIAAIRSAHAAMSLGTGLLVANPIPEADALDPDAIGGTIEAALAEAAARGINGKEVTPFLLGRLNAETDGTALAANIALVLNNARLAARIAVAGTAQTARS is encoded by the coding sequence ATGACCGAGATCCGCTTGTCCGACGAGGTCGCCGCCGCGCTGGCCGAGGCCCGCCCGGTGGTGGCGCTGGAATCCACCATCATCAGCCACGGCATGCCCTGGCCGCGAAACGCCGAGGTCGCGGCCGAGGTCGAAGCAGCCGTGCGCGCCGAGGGCGCTGTGCCGGCGACGGTCGCGGTGATCGACGGCACGCCCTGCGCGGGGCTCGACGCGGCGCAGATCGCGCGGCTGGGGCAGGGGGGCGCCGTCGTGAAGGCGGCCTCGCGCGATCTCGGGCTCTGCGCGGTGCGCGGGCTGACCGCCGGAACCACGGTCAGCGCCACGATGCGGATCGCGCATCTGGCCGGGATCGGCACTTTTGCGACCGGCGGGATCGGCGGCGTGCATCGCGGCGACGGGCTCGACGTCAGCGCTGATCTGACCGAACTCGCCGTCACGGATGTCTGCGTGGTCTGCGCGGGGGTGAAATCGATCCTCGACATCCCCCGCACGATCGAGACGCTCGAGACGCTGCGCGTGCCGGTGCTGGTCTTCGGCGCCGACGAGTTCCCGGCCTTCTACACCCGCCGGTCCGGCGTCGCCGCGGGCGAGCGGGTGGACGACGCGGCCGAAATCGCCGCGATCCGGTCCGCCCATGCCGCGATGAGCCTGGGCACCGGCCTGCTGGTCGCCAACCCCATCCCCGAGGCCGATGCGCTGGACCCGGACGCGATTGGCGGGACGATCGAGGCCGCGCTGGCCGAGGCGGCGGCGCGGGGCATCAACGGCAAGGAGGTCACGCCCTTCCTGCTCGGCCGGTTGAACGCCGAGACGGACGGCACGGCGCTCGCCGCCAATATCGCGCTGGTGCTGAACAACGCGCGGCTCGCCGCGCGCATCGCGGTGGCGGGGACGGCTCAGACCGCGCGTTCGTAG
- a CDS encoding HupE/UreJ family protein has protein sequence MNRILTAAALTALATPALAHHPLDGMPMESVAHGLLSGAGHPVLGFDHLFFVALMGVAAALCGLLARAPLAYLAAMLGGTALTTLGVALPAQEAMIVLSLIVLGGWLASGRALATAPLLAVFAGFGLFHGAAFGAAVAGQEGGLAAPVFAGYLLGLFAVQYALTFAAGTAARRLAAAGPVNARLAGAMGAGVGLFLALEMVEGPLLAAIAG, from the coding sequence ATGAATCGCATTCTCACCGCCGCCGCGCTCACCGCGCTCGCCACGCCCGCGCTGGCGCACCATCCGCTCGACGGCATGCCGATGGAGAGCGTCGCCCACGGCCTGCTCTCGGGCGCGGGCCATCCCGTGCTGGGCTTCGACCACCTGTTCTTCGTGGCGCTGATGGGCGTCGCGGCCGCGCTCTGCGGCCTGCTGGCCCGCGCGCCGCTGGCCTATCTCGCGGCGATGCTGGGCGGCACGGCGCTGACGACGCTGGGCGTCGCCCTGCCCGCGCAGGAGGCGATGATCGTTCTGTCGCTGATCGTGCTGGGCGGCTGGCTGGCCTCGGGCCGGGCGCTGGCGACGGCACCGCTTCTGGCGGTCTTCGCGGGGTTCGGCCTGTTCCACGGCGCGGCCTTCGGCGCCGCGGTCGCGGGCCAGGAGGGCGGGCTCGCCGCCCCGGTCTTCGCGGGCTACCTGCTGGGGCTCTTCGCGGTGCAATACGCCCTGACCTTCGCCGCCGGGACCGCCGCGCGACGCCTGGCCGCCGCGGGCCCCGTCAACGCCCGCCTCGCCGGAGCGATGGGCGCGGGCGTGGGCCTGTTCCTCGCGCTCGAGATGGTCGAGGGCCCGTTGCTGGCCGCCATCGCGGGCTGA
- the cobW gene encoding cobalamin biosynthesis protein CobW, protein MKIPATIVTGFLGAGKTTLIRHLLQNAGDRRIALIINEFGDLGVDGGILKGCGIESCSDDDVVELSNGCICCTVADDFVPTMQALLARETPPDHIVIETSGLALPQPLVRAFAWPDLKTRVTVDGVVTVLDGPAVAAGTFAADIAAVDRQRAADDGLDHETPLSELYADQVACADMIVVNKIDLMGDPAPLIARLRGEARAGVQVVPAEMGALPAEVLLGRGQGAEDDLAARHEIHHHHHHHDDDDDDHDHDHHHEHGHDAFESFVVETAEIADPAAFAARISDVVRRHGILRLKGFASVAGKPMRLTVQAVGPRVDHYFDRPLNGDARGVRLVVIGQAGLDRAAIAADLQASPIPA, encoded by the coding sequence ATGAAGATCCCCGCCACCATCGTCACCGGCTTCCTCGGCGCCGGGAAGACCACGCTGATCCGCCACCTGCTGCAGAACGCGGGCGACCGGCGCATCGCGCTCATCATCAACGAGTTCGGCGACCTGGGCGTCGATGGTGGCATCCTGAAGGGCTGCGGCATCGAGAGCTGTTCGGACGACGACGTGGTCGAGCTGTCGAACGGCTGCATCTGCTGCACCGTGGCCGATGATTTCGTGCCGACCATGCAGGCGCTCCTGGCGCGCGAGACGCCACCCGACCATATCGTGATCGAAACCTCGGGCCTGGCCCTGCCCCAGCCGCTGGTGCGCGCCTTCGCCTGGCCCGACCTCAAGACCCGCGTCACCGTCGATGGAGTCGTCACCGTGCTCGACGGGCCCGCCGTGGCGGCGGGGACCTTCGCCGCCGATATCGCCGCCGTGGACCGACAGCGGGCGGCGGATGACGGGCTCGACCACGAGACGCCGCTGTCAGAGCTCTATGCCGACCAGGTGGCCTGCGCCGACATGATCGTGGTCAACAAGATCGACCTGATGGGCGATCCCGCCCCGCTGATCGCCCGCTTGCGCGGCGAGGCGCGCGCGGGCGTGCAGGTCGTGCCCGCCGAGATGGGCGCGCTGCCCGCCGAGGTGCTGCTGGGCCGTGGCCAGGGGGCCGAGGACGACCTCGCCGCGCGGCACGAGATCCATCACCACCATCACCACCACGATGACGACGACGATGACCACGATCACGACCACCATCACGAGCACGGCCACGACGCCTTCGAGAGCTTCGTGGTCGAGACGGCCGAGATCGCCGACCCGGCCGCCTTCGCCGCCCGGATCTCGGACGTGGTCCGGCGCCACGGCATTTTGCGGCTCAAGGGCTTCGCCAGCGTCGCGGGCAAGCCGATGCGGCTGACGGTGCAAGCGGTGGGCCCGCGGGTCGATCACTATTTCGACCGGCCGCTGAACGGCGACGCGCGCGGGGTGCGGCTGGTGGTGATCGGGCAGGCCGGGCTGGACCGCGCCGCGATCGCGGCGGACCTGCAGGCCAGCCCCATTCCGGCGTGA
- the cobN gene encoding cobaltochelatase subunit CobN → MHLLAAQPGAIDDGEPVDLGQDPAELVVISAADTELAALSQARAAMADPPETRLASLMHLRHPMSVDLHLDACATHAKLVVARVLGGRGYWTYGLEQYAARLHEAGVPFAALPGDDKPDAELRELSTVAAADYDALWSALVEGGPANASIFLTHARAMIRGEARPGPARPLLRAGLYWPGARDASLAELRANWTEGAPVVPVIFYRALLQGAGLNPVNRMVKALLRVGLNPMPVFVASLKDPVSAATIQALFTDAPPDAILNLTSFAVGDARANPLAADFANRAPVFQGVLSARTEADWRAGLTGLGARDIAMNVALPELDGRVLTRALGFKGEAFFDAATQCPIATWKAEGGRIGFVAQLLAAWCRLRRLPADRRRVALVLANYPNRDGRLANGVGLDTPAATVHVLRLLAEAGYDTVPPKDAAALMATLLAGPTNWLTDRADRTGGARLSLDAYRAVYAELPLAARERIEARWGAPEADPFLEDGAFALSIHRFGNAVVALQPARGYNVDPTDSYHSPDLVPPHNYLAFYAWLRAHSDAVVHMGKHGNLEWLPGRAVALAEDDWPEIALGPMPHLYPFIVNDPGEGTQAKRRAQAVIVDHLTPPLTRAESYGPLRDLEALVDEYYEAAGVDPRRIDTLRDEILSLARATGLDIDAGMDGGDDLAKLDAYLCELKEAQIRDGLHVFGQSPEGRRAGDLLQALLRLPRGEGPGAASLPRAIAADLDLGFDPLDCDMAAPWDGPRPAVLAASVAPAGESDEGGPLPVAGAEDPAWRSNGDTVERIEWLSAALLDGTAEAPGPATAAVLGTAETLRATVAACGPAEGQALLDGLAGRFIPPAPSGAPTRGRPDVLPTGRNFFSVDSRAVPTPTAWKLGWKSASLLVERHLQDHGDWPRAMLVTAWGTANMRTGGDDIAQGLALMGVRPRWDAANRRVTGFEIIPATALGRPRVDVTLRVSGFFRDAFPAQMALFDAAARAVQALDETAEDNPAAARARSGEGQARVYGSKPGAYGAGLQALIDERLWTETADLGAAYVEWGGYAYGTGEGAADHDGLRQRLGQVEAVVQNQDNREHDLLDSDDYYQFEGGAAAAVEMLRGTRPPVYHNDHSRPERPVIRTLEDEIGRVVRSRVVNPKWIAGVKRHGYKGAFEIAATVDYLFAFAATTGAVRDHHFDLVAAAVLEDADTRDFIEGANAPALADIADRLAEAIDRGLWRPRSNSIRGLVAQFGRG, encoded by the coding sequence ATGCACCTGCTGGCCGCACAACCCGGCGCCATCGACGATGGCGAGCCCGTCGATCTGGGCCAGGACCCGGCCGAACTGGTCGTGATCTCGGCCGCCGATACCGAGCTCGCCGCGCTGAGCCAGGCGCGGGCCGCGATGGCCGATCCGCCCGAGACGCGGCTGGCGAGCCTGATGCATCTGCGCCACCCGATGAGCGTTGATCTGCATCTCGACGCTTGCGCCACGCACGCGAAGCTGGTGGTCGCCCGCGTGCTGGGCGGGCGCGGCTACTGGACCTACGGGCTCGAGCAATACGCCGCGCGGCTGCACGAGGCGGGCGTACCCTTCGCGGCCCTGCCCGGCGACGACAAGCCCGACGCGGAGCTGCGCGAACTGTCGACCGTCGCGGCCGCGGATTACGACGCGCTCTGGTCGGCGCTGGTCGAGGGCGGCCCCGCCAATGCCTCAATTTTTCTGACCCATGCCCGGGCGATGATCCGCGGCGAGGCGCGGCCCGGCCCCGCCCGGCCCTTGCTGCGCGCGGGCCTCTACTGGCCGGGCGCGCGGGACGCGTCGCTGGCGGAGCTGCGCGCGAATTGGACCGAAGGCGCGCCGGTCGTGCCGGTGATCTTCTACCGCGCGCTGCTGCAGGGCGCGGGGCTGAACCCGGTCAACCGCATGGTGAAGGCCCTCCTGCGCGTGGGGCTGAACCCGATGCCGGTCTTCGTGGCCTCGCTGAAGGACCCGGTCTCGGCCGCCACGATCCAGGCGCTCTTCACCGACGCGCCGCCCGACGCGATCCTGAACCTCACGAGCTTCGCGGTCGGCGACGCGCGCGCGAACCCGCTGGCGGCGGATTTCGCGAACCGCGCCCCGGTCTTCCAGGGTGTGCTGTCTGCGAGAACCGAGGCCGACTGGCGCGCGGGTCTGACCGGCCTCGGCGCGCGCGACATCGCGATGAACGTGGCCCTGCCGGAACTGGACGGCCGCGTCCTGACCCGGGCGCTGGGCTTCAAGGGCGAGGCCTTCTTCGACGCGGCCACGCAATGCCCGATCGCCACCTGGAAGGCCGAGGGCGGGCGCATCGGCTTCGTGGCACAGCTGCTGGCCGCCTGGTGCCGTTTGCGCCGCCTGCCCGCCGACCGCAGGCGCGTGGCGCTGGTGCTGGCGAACTATCCCAACCGCGACGGACGGCTGGCCAATGGCGTTGGGCTCGACACCCCCGCCGCCACGGTCCACGTCCTGCGGCTTCTGGCCGAGGCGGGCTACGACACGGTGCCGCCCAAGGACGCCGCCGCGCTGATGGCGACGCTCTTGGCCGGGCCGACCAACTGGCTGACCGACCGGGCGGATCGCACGGGGGGCGCGCGCCTTTCGCTCGACGCCTATCGCGCTGTGTACGCCGAGCTGCCCCTCGCGGCGCGCGAGCGGATCGAGGCGCGCTGGGGCGCGCCGGAGGCCGATCCCTTCCTCGAGGACGGCGCCTTCGCCCTGTCGATCCATCGCTTCGGGAACGCCGTCGTCGCGCTGCAGCCAGCGCGCGGCTACAATGTCGATCCGACCGACAGCTACCACTCCCCCGACCTCGTCCCGCCGCACAATTACCTGGCCTTCTACGCCTGGCTGCGCGCCCATTCGGACGCGGTCGTGCACATGGGCAAGCACGGCAACCTCGAGTGGCTGCCCGGCCGCGCGGTCGCACTGGCCGAGGATGACTGGCCCGAGATCGCGCTGGGCCCGATGCCGCATCTCTACCCGTTCATCGTCAACGATCCGGGCGAGGGCACGCAAGCCAAGCGGCGCGCTCAGGCGGTGATCGTCGACCACCTGACGCCGCCGCTGACCCGAGCCGAGAGCTACGGGCCGCTGCGCGATCTCGAGGCGCTGGTGGACGAGTATTACGAGGCGGCGGGCGTCGATCCGCGCCGCATCGACACGCTGCGGGACGAGATCCTGAGCCTCGCGCGGGCCACCGGGCTGGATATCGATGCGGGGATGGATGGGGGCGACGACCTGGCGAAGCTCGACGCCTATCTCTGCGAGCTGAAGGAGGCGCAGATCCGCGACGGGCTGCATGTCTTCGGGCAATCGCCGGAGGGACGGCGGGCCGGCGACCTGCTGCAGGCGCTCTTGCGGCTGCCGCGCGGCGAGGGCCCTGGCGCCGCGAGCCTGCCGCGCGCCATCGCCGCCGATCTGGACCTGGGCTTCGACCCGCTCGATTGCGACATGGCCGCGCCGTGGGACGGGCCGCGACCGGCGGTCCTGGCCGCTTCGGTCGCGCCGGCCGGGGAAAGCGACGAAGGCGGCCCCCTGCCCGTTGCGGGGGCGGAAGATCCCGCCTGGCGCTCCAACGGCGACACGGTCGAGCGGATCGAATGGCTCTCCGCCGCGCTTCTCGATGGCACCGCAGAGGCGCCCGGCCCCGCGACCGCCGCCGTGCTCGGGACGGCCGAGACCCTGCGCGCCACCGTCGCCGCCTGCGGGCCCGCGGAAGGGCAGGCCCTGCTCGACGGGCTGGCCGGACGCTTCATCCCGCCCGCCCCTTCCGGCGCGCCGACGCGCGGGCGGCCGGACGTGCTGCCCACGGGGCGCAACTTCTTCTCGGTCGACAGCCGCGCCGTCCCCACGCCGACCGCGTGGAAGCTCGGCTGGAAATCCGCCTCGCTTCTGGTCGAGCGGCATCTGCAGGATCACGGCGACTGGCCGCGCGCGATGCTGGTCACCGCTTGGGGTACGGCCAACATGCGCACCGGCGGCGACGACATCGCCCAAGGATTGGCGCTGATGGGCGTGCGGCCGCGCTGGGACGCCGCCAACCGCCGCGTGACCGGCTTTGAGATCATCCCTGCCACCGCGCTGGGTCGGCCGCGCGTGGACGTGACCCTACGCGTCTCGGGCTTCTTCCGCGACGCCTTCCCGGCGCAGATGGCGCTGTTCGACGCCGCCGCGCGGGCGGTTCAGGCGCTGGACGAGACCGCCGAGGACAACCCCGCCGCCGCCCGCGCGCGGTCGGGCGAGGGGCAGGCGCGGGTCTACGGCTCGAAGCCCGGGGCCTATGGCGCGGGGCTGCAAGCGCTGATCGACGAGCGGCTCTGGACCGAGACCGCCGATCTGGGCGCGGCCTATGTCGAATGGGGCGGCTATGCCTATGGCACCGGCGAGGGCGCGGCCGACCATGACGGGCTGCGCCAACGGCTGGGACAGGTCGAGGCGGTGGTGCAGAACCAGGACAACCGCGAGCACGACCTGCTCGATTCAGACGATTACTACCAGTTCGAAGGCGGCGCGGCGGCGGCGGTCGAGATGCTGCGCGGCACGCGCCCGCCGGTCTATCACAACGACCATTCGCGCCCCGAACGCCCCGTGATCCGCACGCTGGAGGACGAGATCGGGCGGGTCGTCCGCTCGCGCGTGGTGAACCCGAAATGGATCGCCGGGGTGAAGCGGCACGGCTACAAGGGCGCCTTCGAAATCGCGGCGACAGTGGACTACCTCTTCGCCTTCGCGGCCACGACGGGCGCGGTGCGCGACCACCATTTCGACCTCGTGGCGGCGGCGGTGCTGGAGGACGCGGACACGCGCGACTTCATCGAAGGCGCGAACGCCCCTGCCCTGGCCGATATCGCGGACCGCCTGGCCGAGGCGATCGACCGGGGGCTCTGGCGACCGCGCTCGAACTCGATCCGGGGCCTGGTCGCGCAATTCGGGCGGGGATGA
- the smc gene encoding chromosome segregation protein SMC: MQFSRLRLNGFKSFVDPTDLVIADGLTGVVGPNGCGKSNLLEALRWVMGENRPTAMRGGGMEDVIFAGAASRPARNFAEVTLALDNTDRTAPAAFNDADALDVVRRITRDAGSAYKLNGRDVRARDVQMLFADASTGAHSPALVRQGQIAELINAKPQRRRRILEEAAGISGLYQRRHEAELKLNATEANLARVDDVIEQLAAQLASLARQARQAARYREIGAALRRAEGMLLYRRWREAEAAHAAADATLRERQTAAATADRGARAAETARAEAEAALPPLREEEAVAGAVLQRLTVQRDTLAEREAAARARIEGLEARIAQLGSDAEREGVLNRDAGETIARLEEEAAALEAARAGQGDALAAAQAAATEAAAVLSEREAELSTLTEDLARLSARHQSVARMAEDAETRTARIAAEAERARAAAGAARATLDGADAAQAEAGGAQVRAQDAAAAAETRLAEAEAAREAAQDAEGRARTERAEAEGVVNTLGAEVSALSKLLSRDTGEGAPLLDRVTVAPGFEAALGAACGEDLRATELGTGDEGETGWAALPPYDRPANLPDGIAPLAAHVEAPALLDRRLGQVGLVDPDEAAQMQPRLSPGQVLVSERGDLWRWDGYRASADAAPSAAALRLQQVNRLASLRQDLDEAQARADGTTAAHEALARTLERRKAEEAEARETRRAADRALTEAGRALAQAEGAKGMAASRLESAQMAVARHEAEALEAAEAKREAEAARRELAPLDDTRAALETLRGTVEAARIAMMARRAQAEEVKREAEGRAARLAQVGRELASWRDRLSSAQIRAGELEQRRTRAEAELAEAAGLPAGLAAERETLGVEIDRAETRRKAAADALALGETALREAAQGARDAERQAGEAREARARAEARLDAAREALGYAEERIAEAQDCTPAELLARLDADPETLPAAEAIETEVNRLKRQRDALGAVNLRAEEDAREVQEEHDQLAAEKVDLDQAVSELRAGIAQLNREGRQRLLDAFDTVNVNFAQLFKHLFQGGEARLELVESDDPLEAGLEIMCQPPGKKLSTLSLLSGGEQTLTALALIFAVFLANPAPICVLDEVDAPLDDANVTRFCDMLDEMTRRTATRFLIITHHAVTMSRMDRLFGVTMVEQGVSQLVSVDLKKAESLVA; the protein is encoded by the coding sequence ATGCAATTCTCCCGCCTCAGGCTGAACGGCTTCAAGTCCTTCGTCGATCCCACCGACCTGGTGATCGCCGACGGGCTGACCGGTGTCGTGGGCCCCAATGGCTGCGGCAAGTCGAACCTGCTCGAGGCGCTGCGCTGGGTAATGGGCGAAAACCGCCCGACCGCGATGCGCGGCGGCGGGATGGAGGACGTGATCTTCGCCGGCGCCGCCTCGCGGCCGGCGCGCAACTTCGCCGAGGTGACGCTGGCGCTCGACAATACCGACCGCACCGCGCCCGCCGCCTTCAACGACGCGGACGCGCTGGACGTCGTGCGACGGATCACGCGGGATGCGGGGAGCGCCTACAAACTCAACGGGCGCGACGTGCGGGCGCGGGACGTGCAGATGCTCTTCGCCGACGCCTCGACCGGCGCGCACAGCCCGGCGCTGGTGCGGCAGGGCCAGATCGCCGAGCTGATCAACGCCAAGCCGCAGCGCCGCCGCCGCATCCTGGAGGAGGCGGCGGGGATTTCCGGCCTCTACCAGCGGCGCCACGAGGCGGAGCTGAAGCTGAACGCGACGGAAGCCAACCTGGCCCGGGTCGACGACGTGATCGAGCAGCTCGCCGCGCAGCTGGCCAGCCTGGCCCGGCAGGCGCGGCAGGCGGCCCGCTACCGCGAGATCGGCGCGGCGCTGCGCCGGGCCGAGGGCATGCTGCTCTACCGCCGCTGGCGCGAGGCCGAGGCGGCGCATGCCGCGGCCGATGCCACCCTGCGCGAACGCCAGACCGCCGCGGCCACCGCCGATCGCGGCGCCCGCGCGGCCGAGACCGCGCGCGCCGAGGCCGAGGCCGCGCTGCCCCCGCTGCGCGAGGAGGAGGCCGTCGCCGGCGCCGTGCTGCAGCGCCTGACGGTGCAGCGCGACACGCTGGCCGAACGCGAGGCGGCGGCGCGCGCCCGGATCGAAGGACTGGAGGCGCGGATCGCGCAGCTGGGCTCGGACGCCGAGCGCGAGGGAGTGCTGAACCGCGATGCGGGCGAGACCATTGCGCGCCTTGAGGAGGAGGCCGCTGCGCTGGAGGCCGCGCGGGCCGGGCAGGGCGACGCGCTGGCCGCGGCGCAGGCGGCGGCCACCGAGGCGGCGGCCGTCCTGTCCGAGCGCGAGGCCGAGCTGTCGACGCTGACGGAGGACCTGGCCCGGCTCTCGGCGCGCCACCAATCGGTCGCCCGCATGGCCGAGGATGCCGAGACGCGCACGGCCCGCATCGCCGCCGAGGCCGAGCGCGCCCGCGCGGCGGCCGGGGCCGCCCGGGCGACGCTCGACGGTGCCGATGCCGCGCAGGCCGAGGCGGGCGGGGCCCAGGTCCGGGCGCAGGACGCGGCGGCCGCGGCCGAGACGCGGCTGGCCGAGGCCGAGGCCGCGCGCGAGGCCGCGCAGGATGCCGAGGGTCGCGCCCGAACCGAGCGCGCCGAGGCCGAGGGCGTGGTCAACACGTTGGGGGCCGAGGTCTCGGCGCTCTCGAAGCTTCTGTCCCGCGACACGGGCGAGGGCGCGCCGCTTCTCGACCGGGTGACGGTCGCGCCGGGCTTCGAGGCGGCGCTGGGCGCGGCCTGCGGCGAGGATCTGCGCGCGACCGAGCTGGGCACGGGCGACGAGGGCGAGACCGGCTGGGCCGCCCTGCCGCCCTATGACCGGCCCGCGAACCTGCCCGACGGGATCGCGCCGCTGGCCGCCCATGTCGAGGCGCCGGCGCTGCTCGACCGGCGGCTGGGCCAGGTCGGGCTGGTCGATCCCGACGAGGCCGCGCAGATGCAGCCGCGCCTGTCGCCGGGCCAGGTTCTGGTCTCGGAGCGCGGCGATCTGTGGCGCTGGGACGGGTATCGCGCCTCGGCCGATGCGGCGCCCTCGGCGGCAGCGCTGCGGCTGCAGCAGGTGAACCGGCTGGCGAGCCTGCGGCAGGATCTCGATGAGGCGCAGGCCCGGGCCGACGGGACGACCGCGGCGCATGAGGCGCTGGCGCGGACGCTGGAGCGGCGCAAGGCCGAGGAGGCGGAGGCCCGCGAGACCCGCCGCGCCGCCGACCGCGCGCTGACCGAGGCGGGCCGCGCGCTGGCGCAGGCCGAGGGCGCTAAGGGCATGGCCGCCTCGCGGCTGGAGAGCGCGCAGATGGCCGTCGCCCGCCACGAGGCCGAGGCGCTGGAGGCCGCCGAGGCGAAGCGCGAGGCGGAGGCGGCGCGGCGCGAGCTTGCGCCGCTAGACGACACCCGCGCCGCGCTCGAAACCTTGCGCGGCACGGTCGAGGCGGCGCGGATCGCGATGATGGCCCGCCGCGCGCAGGCCGAGGAGGTCAAGCGCGAGGCCGAGGGCCGCGCGGCGCGGCTGGCGCAGGTCGGCCGGGAGCTGGCGAGCTGGCGCGACCGCCTGTCCAGCGCGCAGATCCGCGCGGGCGAGTTGGAGCAGCGCCGCACGCGGGCCGAGGCGGAGCTGGCGGAGGCCGCGGGCCTGCCCGCGGGGCTGGCTGCCGAGCGCGAGACGCTGGGCGTCGAGATCGACCGCGCCGAGACGCGCCGCAAGGCCGCCGCCGACGCGCTGGCCCTGGGCGAGACCGCGCTGCGCGAAGCCGCGCAGGGCGCCCGCGACGCCGAGCGGCAGGCGGGCGAGGCGCGCGAGGCTCGCGCCCGGGCCGAGGCCCGGCTGGACGCCGCCCGCGAGGCGCTGGGCTATGCCGAGGAGCGGATCGCCGAGGCGCAGGACTGCACCCCGGCCGAATTGCTGGCGCGGCTCGACGCCGATCCCGAAACGTTGCCCGCCGCCGAGGCGATCGAGACCGAGGTCAACCGCCTCAAGCGCCAGCGCGACGCGCTGGGCGCCGTCAACCTGCGCGCCGAGGAGGATGCCCGCGAGGTGCAGGAGGAGCACGACCAGCTCGCCGCCGAGAAGGTCGACCTGGATCAGGCGGTGAGCGAATTGCGCGCCGGGATCGCGCAGCTCAACCGCGAGGGACGGCAGCGGCTGCTTGATGCGTTCGACACGGTGAACGTCAATTTCGCCCAGCTCTTCAAGCATCTCTTCCAGGGGGGCGAGGCGCGGCTGGAACTGGTCGAGAGCGACGATCCGCTGGAGGCCGGGCTCGAGATCATGTGCCAGCCGCCCGGGAAGAAGCTGTCGACGCTGTCGCTTCTGTCGGGGGGCGAGCAGACGCTGACCGCGCTGGCGCTGATCTTCGCGGTGTTCCTGGCCAATCCCGCGCCGATCTGCGTGCTCGACGAGGTGGACGCGCCGCTCGACGACGCGAATGTCACCCGGTTCTGCGACATGCTGGACGAGATGACCCGCCGCACGGCGACCCGCTTCCTGATCATCACCCACCACGCCGTCACCATGAGCCGCATGGACCGCCTCTTCGGCGTCACCATGGTCGAGCAGGGCGTGAGCCAGCTTGTCTCGGTCGATCTGAAGAAGGCGGAGTCGCTGGTCGCCTGA